Proteins encoded in a region of the Desulfurellaceae bacterium genome:
- a CDS encoding type II toxin-antitoxin system HicB family antitoxin: MKLKVVVHEAEEGGYWAEVPSIPGGATQGESFEELLKNI, from the coding sequence ATGAAATTGAAAGTCGTAGTTCATGAAGCGGAAGAAGGCGGTTATTGGGCGGAAGTGCCGTCTATACCAGGGGGTGCAACTCAGGGCGAGTCTTTTGAAGAACTGTTG
- a CDS encoding enoyl-CoA hydratase/isomerase family protein has protein sequence MTHSVSYTRDGDIGVITVNNPPVNALSQHVRQGLLDSFRQAAGDDTVATVLICDGRTFIAGADITEFGKPLQPPSFLGTMEMIENLPKPAVAAIHGTALGGGLETALCCHYRVAVPSARVGLPEVSLGLLPGGGGTQRLPRLIGPEAALQVITSGVPMTASQAHTVGVIDEIVAEDDLLAGAKAFAHKLVAEGAPLKKVRDLNDKVSGVDPKIFDAARQRANAERRGFEAPQRCIDCVEAACNLPFDEGLAKEQELFRQVLGSQQSAAQRHIFFAERAAAKVADMPKATAPLPVKRVAVIGAGTMGGGIAMNFANAGIPVTLLEAGREFLDKGLAVVRANYDRSAKRGRFTTAQVEQRMGLIAPSLNYADIAEVDLVVEAVFENMDVKKEVFARLDTATKPDCILATNTSTLDVNEIAAVTQRPDKVIGTHFFSPANVMRLLEIVRGEKTSFETLATAQAVARTINKIGVVVGVCDGFVGNRMLHYYGGQAQFLLEEGCLPQDVDGAVYDLGLAMGPLAMGDLAGLDVGWRVRRERGLPERLPEGARYCAIPDLIYEKGRYGQKTGAGYYRYESGDRTPHPDPEIEQLIINYSREKGIERRTISREEIVERTMYALVNEGARILEEGIAQRASDIDVIYVYGYGFPAYLGGPMFYADTIGLDTVYKRVCEFAEQDPASWQPAPLLKQLAATGGTFN, from the coding sequence ATGACCCATTCAGTCTCGTACACCAGAGATGGCGACATCGGCGTCATCACCGTCAACAACCCGCCCGTGAACGCGTTGAGCCAGCACGTCCGTCAGGGCCTGCTGGACAGTTTTCGCCAGGCTGCGGGCGACGACACCGTCGCCACAGTGCTCATCTGCGACGGTCGGACCTTTATCGCCGGGGCGGACATCACCGAGTTTGGCAAGCCGCTCCAGCCGCCGAGTTTTCTGGGCACCATGGAGATGATCGAAAACCTGCCCAAGCCCGCGGTCGCCGCCATCCACGGTACGGCGCTGGGCGGGGGACTGGAGACCGCGCTGTGCTGTCACTATCGGGTTGCCGTGCCGTCGGCCCGGGTCGGCCTGCCCGAGGTCAGCCTGGGGCTCCTGCCGGGCGGGGGCGGCACCCAGCGCCTGCCACGTCTGATCGGTCCCGAGGCCGCCCTCCAGGTGATTACCAGCGGCGTGCCGATGACGGCCAGCCAGGCGCACACAGTCGGGGTGATCGACGAAATCGTTGCCGAGGACGATCTGCTGGCCGGGGCCAAGGCGTTTGCCCACAAGCTCGTTGCCGAGGGCGCTCCGCTCAAGAAAGTGCGCGATCTGAACGACAAGGTGAGTGGCGTGGATCCAAAAATCTTTGACGCGGCGCGCCAACGGGCAAACGCCGAGCGCCGCGGCTTTGAGGCGCCCCAGCGCTGTATTGACTGCGTCGAGGCTGCCTGCAACCTGCCCTTTGACGAGGGTCTGGCCAAGGAGCAGGAACTGTTCAGACAGGTGCTGGGCAGCCAGCAGTCCGCAGCCCAGCGCCACATCTTCTTTGCCGAACGTGCCGCCGCAAAAGTCGCCGACATGCCCAAGGCCACCGCACCCCTGCCGGTCAAACGCGTTGCCGTCATTGGCGCCGGCACCATGGGCGGCGGCATCGCCATGAATTTCGCCAACGCCGGGATTCCAGTCACACTGCTCGAGGCCGGCCGGGAGTTTCTGGACAAGGGGCTGGCCGTCGTGCGCGCCAACTATGACCGCAGCGCCAAGCGCGGCCGCTTCACCACCGCACAGGTCGAGCAGCGAATGGGCTTGATCGCACCCAGCCTGAACTACGCCGATATCGCCGAGGTCGATCTGGTCGTCGAGGCCGTGTTTGAGAACATGGACGTGAAAAAAGAGGTGTTTGCCCGGCTGGATACGGCCACCAAGCCGGACTGCATCCTGGCTACCAACACGTCCACGCTCGATGTCAACGAAATCGCCGCCGTGACCCAGCGGCCCGACAAAGTCATCGGCACCCACTTTTTCAGCCCGGCCAACGTCATGCGTCTGCTCGAAATCGTGCGGGGCGAAAAGACCAGCTTTGAAACCCTGGCTACGGCCCAGGCGGTGGCCAGGACGATCAACAAAATCGGCGTGGTAGTCGGCGTGTGTGACGGCTTTGTGGGCAACCGCATGCTGCACTACTACGGCGGCCAGGCCCAGTTTCTGCTCGAAGAGGGCTGCCTGCCCCAAGATGTCGATGGGGCGGTGTACGACCTGGGACTGGCCATGGGACCGCTGGCCATGGGCGATTTGGCCGGACTCGACGTCGGCTGGCGCGTCCGGCGCGAGCGGGGGCTGCCCGAGCGCCTGCCCGAGGGGGCGCGTTACTGTGCGATTCCCGATCTGATCTACGAAAAGGGTCGCTACGGCCAGAAGACCGGGGCCGGCTACTACCGGTATGAATCGGGGGATCGTACTCCGCACCCCGACCCTGAGATCGAGCAGTTGATTATCAACTACTCCAGAGAGAAAGGCATTGAGCGGCGGACCATCAGTCGTGAAGAAATCGTCGAGCGGACGATGTACGCGCTGGTCAATGAGGGCGCCCGGATTCTGGAAGAGGGCATTGCCCAGCGCGCCAGCGACATTGATGTCATCTATGTCTACGGCTACGGCTTTCCGGCCTACCTGGGCGGTCCGATGTTTTACGCCGATACGATTGGCCTGGACACGGTCTACAAGCGGGTGTGCGAGTTTGCCGAGCAAGACCCGGCCTCGTGGCAGCCCGCGCCGCTGCTCAAGCAGCTGGCCGCAACGGGCGGTACGTTCAATTAG
- a CDS encoding B12-binding domain-containing radical SAM protein: MPHPYRRILLVYPEFPLTYWGMQYVLPIFNKKALMPPLGLITIAALTPAEYEFRLVDLNCRALTDDDLEWADMVCLSAMISQKTSLFAVAERCQAAGKLVVLGGPFPTACPEECQPYADVLVLNEGELTWPAFLADLEAGDYQQVYTTADKPDVTQSPTPRFDLLDIDQYSSLPIQFSRGCPFQCEFCDIIVMFGRRPRTKTPPQILAELDALYQTGYRGSVFMVDDNFIGNKHEVKKLLPELTAWNEAHAHPFAYITEATVDLANDEELVAQMVTAGFKTVFLGLETPSIDSLKETKKYQNIKRPLVDSVKAIQRAGLMVTGGFILGFDSDGEDIFDRQIDFIRQIAVPNAMVGLLVALPSTPLYTRLEQAGRLLDADSDRFTTHGGFTNIVPVLPRKALLEGYRKILHTIYTPHEFFDRLLDAQCRQPGPPSSLGRVRKGLGYMWHILGSTVVRSAAGASYQSAGLLARLSVIRNAFQQLPEEYKRESLRFIWTLLKKRPDQLPNSLYTLFMGVHLYRFTFEHVLPELDARLAQLSGTDETEAWHAGGAAS; this comes from the coding sequence ATGCCGCACCCCTATCGTCGCATCTTGCTGGTCTACCCCGAATTTCCCCTGACCTACTGGGGGATGCAGTACGTCCTGCCCATCTTCAACAAGAAAGCCCTGATGCCACCGCTGGGCTTGATCACCATCGCCGCCCTGACGCCGGCCGAATACGAGTTTCGACTGGTCGATCTCAACTGTAGAGCCTTGACCGATGACGACCTGGAGTGGGCCGACATGGTGTGCTTGTCGGCCATGATTTCGCAGAAGACCTCGCTGTTTGCGGTCGCCGAGCGGTGTCAGGCGGCGGGTAAGCTGGTGGTCTTGGGCGGCCCGTTTCCGACCGCCTGCCCCGAGGAGTGTCAGCCCTACGCCGATGTCCTGGTGCTCAACGAGGGCGAGCTGACCTGGCCGGCTTTTCTGGCCGACCTCGAGGCCGGTGACTACCAGCAGGTCTACACCACCGCCGACAAGCCCGATGTCACCCAAAGTCCGACGCCCCGCTTCGATCTGCTCGATATCGATCAGTACAGCTCGCTGCCGATTCAGTTTTCGCGCGGCTGTCCGTTCCAGTGCGAGTTCTGCGATATCATCGTGATGTTCGGCCGCCGGCCTCGGACCAAGACGCCGCCGCAGATCCTGGCCGAGCTGGATGCCCTGTACCAGACCGGCTACCGGGGCAGTGTGTTCATGGTTGACGACAATTTCATCGGCAACAAGCATGAGGTCAAAAAGCTGCTGCCCGAGCTGACGGCCTGGAACGAGGCACACGCTCACCCCTTTGCCTACATCACCGAAGCCACCGTCGATCTGGCCAATGACGAGGAGTTGGTTGCCCAGATGGTGACGGCCGGCTTCAAGACGGTCTTCCTGGGCCTCGAGACACCGTCGATCGACAGTCTCAAAGAGACCAAGAAGTACCAGAACATCAAGCGCCCGCTGGTCGATTCGGTGAAGGCCATCCAGCGCGCCGGTTTGATGGTCACCGGGGGCTTCATCCTGGGTTTTGACAGCGATGGTGAAGACATTTTTGACCGGCAGATCGACTTCATCCGCCAGATTGCCGTACCGAACGCCATGGTCGGGCTGCTGGTCGCCCTGCCCAGCACGCCCCTGTACACGCGTCTGGAACAGGCCGGCCGGCTGCTCGATGCGGACTCCGACCGCTTTACGACCCACGGGGGCTTCACCAATATCGTGCCGGTCCTGCCGCGCAAGGCTCTGCTCGAAGGCTATCGCAAGATTTTACACACGATCTACACGCCGCACGAATTCTTTGACCGGCTGCTCGACGCCCAGTGCCGCCAGCCCGGCCCGCCCTCGTCGCTCGGCCGGGTGCGCAAGGGGCTGGGCTATATGTGGCATATCCTGGGCAGCACGGTTGTCAGGTCGGCGGCCGGCGCCTCCTACCAGTCCGCCGGTCTGCTGGCGCGTCTGAGCGTGATTCGCAATGCGTTTCAACAACTGCCCGAGGAGTATAAACGCGAGAGCCTGCGGTTCATCTGGACGCTGCTGAAAAAACGCCCCGACCAGCTTCCGAACTCGCTGTATACCCTGTTCATGGGCGTGCATCTGTACCGTTTTACCTTCGAGCATGTGCTGCCCGAACTCGATGCCCGCCTGGCCCAGCTGTCCGGGACGGATGAGACCGAGGCCTGGCACGCCGGCGGGGCGGCCTCCTGA
- a CDS encoding TIGR03619 family F420-dependent LLM class oxidoreductase: MKIGISLPVRELKNDLAAITAFAQTADELGFSHLRVPEQILRPDSGYLHEPLTLLAYVAALTRSIQLVPSVIVLPSRQTVLFAKQAAELDVLSGGRLRLGIGVGASPDEYRAMGVDFQTRGARCEEQLELLKQLWTQTTVDFQGRWDSVSGAGLDPLPVQRPIPVWIGPNSRPIARIRRRIGRQADGWFVLCPPEEFPAVQADIQRHARAAGREPSAIGAEAGVAVVGPRQAEWRDRVSGWRRAGLSHLCLRTLGGGLDAQGHIDTMQQALRQLPDG, from the coding sequence ATGAAAATCGGTATTTCGCTGCCGGTGCGAGAACTCAAAAACGATCTGGCGGCCATCACCGCCTTTGCCCAGACGGCCGACGAGCTGGGCTTCAGCCACCTCCGCGTCCCGGAGCAGATCCTGCGACCCGATAGCGGCTACCTGCACGAACCCCTGACCCTGCTGGCCTATGTGGCGGCGCTGACCCGCTCAATACAGCTGGTGCCGTCCGTCATCGTCCTGCCCTCACGCCAGACCGTGCTGTTCGCCAAGCAGGCTGCCGAACTCGATGTGTTGTCTGGAGGACGCCTGCGTCTGGGCATTGGCGTCGGCGCCAGCCCGGACGAGTACCGGGCGATGGGCGTGGACTTTCAGACTCGCGGTGCCCGCTGCGAAGAACAGCTGGAGCTGCTCAAGCAGCTGTGGACCCAAACGACGGTTGACTTTCAGGGGCGCTGGGACAGCGTGTCCGGCGCCGGCCTCGACCCGCTGCCCGTCCAGCGTCCGATCCCGGTCTGGATCGGCCCCAACAGCCGTCCGATTGCCCGCATTCGTCGCCGGATCGGTCGCCAGGCCGACGGCTGGTTTGTGTTATGCCCGCCCGAAGAGTTCCCTGCGGTTCAGGCCGACATTCAGCGCCACGCCCGAGCCGCCGGCCGCGAGCCGTCCGCCATCGGCGCCGAGGCCGGCGTGGCGGTCGTTGGGCCGCGTCAGGCCGAGTGGCGCGACCGGGTGTCCGGCTGGCGCCGGGCCGGGCTGAGCCACCTGTGTCTGCGCACCCTGGGAGGCGGGCTGGACGCCCAGGGGCATATTGACACCATGCAGCAGGCGCTGCGCCAGCTGCCCGACGGCTGA
- a CDS encoding VOC family protein: MIAYVTLGTSDMERATNFYNALLAELDPDIKVLMDAGRIKLWGKPGSPNLALATPFDGNAASVGNGVMVALAASSPEQVDAVHKKALELGGSDEGAPGRRGGDQGPYIGYFRDLDGNKLNAICMG, from the coding sequence ATGATTGCATATGTCACCCTGGGCACGAGCGATATGGAGCGGGCGACCAATTTTTACAACGCCCTGCTGGCCGAACTCGATCCCGACATCAAGGTGTTGATGGACGCGGGCCGCATCAAGCTGTGGGGTAAGCCCGGCTCGCCGAATTTGGCCCTGGCCACCCCATTTGACGGTAACGCCGCCAGCGTCGGTAACGGGGTCATGGTCGCCCTGGCGGCCTCGAGTCCCGAGCAGGTTGACGCGGTTCACAAAAAGGCGCTGGAATTGGGCGGCTCCGACGAGGGAGCGCCGGGCCGGCGTGGCGGAGATCAGGGGCCGTACATTGGCTATTTCCGCGATCTGGACGGCAATAAACTGAACGCCATCTGCATGGGTTAG
- a CDS encoding LLM class flavin-dependent oxidoreductase translates to MARILTCTWAPTALAVPQLTGKNRPLGLAELHGPQLTERMLSPVQAAEALGIDYLLVAQRWWGSGQEIEGSSYDCLAMTAFYAAQTQRLRLITAIHPGFFLPAAIAKWGATLDRLTAGRWAINVTSGWHEAEFGMYGAELIEHDQRYARTSEFVEILRGAWAHEEFDYTGRFYQVRGLRLEPRPLSSRLEVFQGGQSAAAMTLAARHSDWMFLNGGPPDKIGRIIETVRKRTAETGRRVRFALYAIPLCRETDGEAQAAIRAMVEAQDTAVLARRRQKVSGAQGMWQPSDDPLTHLDSNEGLASRLIGSPDTILGRMREFHELGVDCFHLTLHDRLFNQAVLPALHGAAWAQ, encoded by the coding sequence ATGGCGCGCATCCTGACCTGTACCTGGGCACCGACCGCCCTGGCCGTGCCCCAGTTGACCGGCAAAAACCGGCCCCTGGGTCTGGCCGAACTCCACGGACCGCAGCTGACCGAGCGCATGCTGAGCCCGGTCCAGGCTGCCGAGGCGCTCGGCATTGACTACCTGTTGGTCGCCCAGCGTTGGTGGGGCAGTGGCCAGGAAATCGAGGGTTCGAGCTATGACTGTCTGGCCATGACTGCCTTTTACGCCGCCCAGACCCAACGTCTGCGGCTGATCACGGCCATCCATCCCGGTTTTTTCCTGCCTGCGGCGATTGCCAAATGGGGAGCCACGCTTGACCGGCTGACGGCCGGCCGCTGGGCGATCAACGTCACCTCCGGCTGGCACGAGGCCGAGTTCGGCATGTACGGGGCGGAGCTGATCGAACACGACCAGCGCTACGCCCGGACGAGCGAGTTTGTCGAGATTTTGCGCGGCGCCTGGGCTCACGAGGAGTTTGACTACACCGGACGCTTCTACCAGGTGCGCGGCTTGCGCCTGGAACCCAGACCGCTGTCGTCCCGGCTCGAGGTCTTTCAGGGCGGGCAGTCGGCGGCCGCCATGACCCTGGCCGCCCGCCATTCGGACTGGATGTTTCTGAACGGCGGTCCACCGGACAAGATCGGGCGGATCATCGAGACGGTCCGCAAACGGACGGCCGAGACGGGCCGCCGGGTCCGCTTTGCCCTGTACGCTATTCCCCTGTGCCGCGAGACCGACGGCGAAGCCCAGGCGGCTATTCGGGCCATGGTCGAGGCTCAGGACACGGCCGTCCTGGCTCGGCGGCGGCAAAAGGTCAGCGGTGCCCAGGGCATGTGGCAGCCGAGCGATGACCCGCTGACCCATTTGGACAGCAACGAGGGCTTGGCCAGCCGTCTGATCGGCAGCCCGGACACCATCCTGGGACGGATGCGCGAGTTTCACGAGCTGGGGGTCGATTGTTTTCACCTGACGCTGCACGACCGGCTGTTCAATCAGGCGGTGCTGCCGGCTCTGCACGGAGCGGCCTGGGCGCAATGA
- a CDS encoding PQQ-binding-like beta-propeller repeat protein produces MRQALRVLLGRALLAAVLCLTPGSASGVDEARLLGAHHDHDNWLTYGHGYANQRYRGLSQIDTTNVRRLVPKWIYQTGVLGTFPTSPIVADGVMYLTTPGNHVIALDAASGVLRWRYTHRMAVDTLCCGSHNRGLALGYGRLYMITADARLVALDAASGAVVWDIPVIDPMSGEPADLAVLKTDEVVSSGRVADWTRFAGNMAPVVYDGKVFVGVSGTGYSAVLGEAESGSPSVLGRAGTRRGLRAFVSAYDASHGRLVWRWYSTAAEGWEGEFVGRTAFGDVLERDLAAERASADTYREAWKTGGGSIYSSPSIDPELGLIYFGTGNASPGYADAKRPGDNLYTASLVALDVKTGRLGWYHQLVPHDIWGYDVANPPVLFDFVSEGTTVRAVAEASKSGWVYLFDRATGEVLRRSEAFVPQNELMFRRPTPDGIVIAPGAGGGANWPPTFYSPQTGWLYVSASHNPTRYQLEPGHPGQPAGVVLSFDPQAERWGTLSAVDPQSGRIAWQVKTDLPLLSGSLATAGGLIFHGQSNGEFVARSATDGAKLWHFNTGAGVNAPPVSYAVDGRQFVAVASGGHRLFDFPLGDAVIAFGLPD; encoded by the coding sequence ATGAGACAGGCCCTGCGCGTGCTGCTCGGACGCGCGCTGCTGGCCGCCGTCCTGTGTCTGACGCCGGGTTCGGCGTCTGGCGTGGACGAGGCACGCCTGCTCGGCGCCCACCACGACCACGACAACTGGCTGACCTATGGGCATGGCTACGCCAATCAGCGCTACAGAGGCCTGAGCCAGATTGATACCACAAACGTCCGGCGTCTGGTGCCCAAGTGGATATACCAGACGGGCGTGCTCGGCACCTTCCCGACCAGCCCGATCGTCGCCGACGGGGTCATGTATCTGACCACCCCGGGCAACCATGTGATTGCCCTGGACGCGGCCAGCGGAGTCCTGCGCTGGCGCTACACCCACCGGATGGCCGTTGACACGCTGTGCTGCGGCTCGCACAACCGGGGGCTGGCGCTCGGCTATGGGCGGCTGTACATGATCACCGCCGATGCCCGCCTGGTGGCACTGGATGCGGCCAGCGGCGCGGTCGTGTGGGATATCCCGGTGATCGATCCGATGAGCGGCGAGCCGGCCGATTTGGCCGTCCTCAAAACGGACGAGGTCGTGTCGTCCGGCCGCGTTGCCGACTGGACCCGTTTTGCCGGCAACATGGCGCCAGTGGTGTACGACGGCAAGGTCTTTGTCGGGGTGAGCGGGACCGGTTACAGCGCCGTCCTGGGCGAAGCCGAGTCCGGTAGCCCGTCGGTGCTGGGCCGGGCCGGCACCCGGCGTGGCCTGCGCGCCTTTGTGTCCGCCTACGACGCGAGCCACGGGCGTCTGGTGTGGCGCTGGTACTCAACTGCGGCCGAGGGCTGGGAGGGCGAGTTTGTCGGGCGGACCGCGTTTGGTGATGTCTTGGAGCGCGATCTGGCTGCCGAGCGGGCCAGTGCCGATACCTACCGTGAGGCGTGGAAGACCGGTGGCGGCTCGATTTATTCCTCGCCGTCCATCGACCCCGAGTTGGGCCTGATCTATTTCGGGACCGGAAATGCCTCGCCCGGCTACGCCGATGCCAAACGTCCGGGCGACAACCTGTATACCGCCTCGCTGGTCGCCCTGGACGTCAAAACCGGCCGTCTGGGCTGGTATCACCAGCTCGTGCCGCACGATATCTGGGGCTACGATGTGGCCAATCCGCCCGTCTTGTTCGATTTTGTGTCCGAGGGGACCACGGTGCGAGCCGTGGCCGAGGCCTCGAAATCGGGCTGGGTGTACCTCTTCGACCGGGCGACGGGCGAGGTGCTGCGGCGCTCCGAGGCGTTCGTGCCGCAGAACGAGCTGATGTTCCGCCGACCGACGCCCGATGGCATCGTGATCGCGCCGGGCGCGGGGGGTGGGGCGAATTGGCCACCGACCTTCTACAGTCCCCAAACGGGTTGGCTGTACGTATCGGCCAGCCACAATCCCACCCGCTACCAGCTTGAGCCGGGCCACCCCGGCCAGCCGGCCGGGGTGGTGCTGTCGTTCGATCCCCAGGCTGAGCGCTGGGGAACGCTCAGCGCGGTTGATCCCCAAAGCGGACGCATTGCCTGGCAGGTCAAAACCGACCTGCCGCTGCTGAGTGGCTCGCTTGCAACCGCCGGCGGGCTGATCTTTCACGGTCAGTCGAACGGTGAGTTCGTCGCCCGCAGCGCCACCGACGGCGCCAAGCTGTGGCACTTCAACACTGGGGCCGGGGTGAACGCCCCGCCGGTCAGCTACGCGGTGGACGGCAGGCAGTTTGTGGCGGTTGCGTCCGGTGGCCACCGCCTGTTTGATTTTCCGCTGGGCGATGCGGTGATTGCCTTTGGCTTGCCGGATTAA
- a CDS encoding gamma-glutamylcyclotransferase, producing the protein MEVVEEFSAVEVISRQTQTNTGDPAPMRNTAWIFGYGSLIWNPGFAFTRRKTGYIRGWTRRFYQGSTDHRGVPGAPGRVVTLVAEAEAVCWGVAYGVTERSLDSVLAYLDHREQGGFQRRWMPFYYGASDPPGKVCVYIAAGDNPEYLGPAPVSVIARQIRQATGPSGSNVEYLIRLADSLRTLGVTDAHVFELERRVRCLGTSDGTGEPGL; encoded by the coding sequence TTGGAAGTCGTGGAAGAATTCTCGGCGGTGGAAGTGATCAGCCGCCAGACTCAGACCAACACGGGCGACCCCGCTCCAATGCGTAATACGGCCTGGATCTTTGGCTACGGTTCCTTGATCTGGAACCCGGGCTTTGCCTTTACCCGGCGCAAAACCGGCTATATCCGGGGCTGGACGCGGCGCTTCTACCAGGGTTCGACCGACCACCGCGGCGTGCCCGGCGCGCCGGGGCGGGTGGTGACCCTGGTCGCCGAGGCCGAGGCGGTGTGTTGGGGAGTTGCCTACGGCGTCACCGAGCGTTCTCTCGACTCGGTCTTGGCCTATCTTGATCACCGGGAACAGGGCGGGTTTCAGCGCCGCTGGATGCCGTTCTACTACGGCGCGTCCGACCCGCCCGGCAAAGTGTGCGTCTACATTGCCGCAGGCGACAACCCGGAGTATCTGGGACCCGCACCCGTGTCGGTCATTGCCCGCCAGATCCGTCAGGCAACAGGCCCGAGCGGCTCGAACGTCGAGTATCTGATCCGCCTGGCCGACAGCTTACGCACCCTGGGAGTGACGGATGCGCACGTATTCGAGTTGGAGCGCCGGGTACGTTGTCTTGGAACCTCGGACGGGACGGGCGAGCCTGGACTTTAA